The following coding sequences lie in one Sedimentibacter sp. MB35-C1 genomic window:
- a CDS encoding DUF1858 domain-containing protein, with the protein MEKVTKDMYIGQILQMNQGFADILMNAGMHCLGCPSSQMETLEEAAMVHGFNVENLLEQLNSFSKAE; encoded by the coding sequence ATGGAAAAAGTTACAAAGGATATGTATATAGGCCAAATATTGCAAATGAACCAAGGCTTTGCAGACATTCTGATGAATGCCGGAATGCATTGCTTAGGATGTCCATCTTCTCAGATGGAAACACTGGAAGAGGCAGCAATGGTTCATGGCTTTAATGTTGAAAATCTATTAGAGCAGTTGAATAGTTTTTCGAAAGCGGAGTAG
- the hcp gene encoding hydroxylamine reductase, with the protein MENKMFCYQCQETAGCTGCTKAGVCGKQPETARLQDLLIYVSKGLSDVTTRLRKEGKEISSDVNHLITLNLFTTITNANFDDDVFYDRIKMTLNVKNDLINQLLCREGLSEAAIWYADTNMAFDKKAWNVGVLATRDEDVRSLRELITYGLKGMSAYMKHANVLGYDDENVNAFMQGTLAKLLDDNLSAEELIALTMETGKFGVSGMALLDKANTSTYGNPEITKVNIGVGKNPGILISGHDLGDLEQLLKQTEGTGIDVYTHSEMLPAHYYPHLKKYKHLVGNYGNAWWKQKEEFESFNGPILMTTNCIVPPKSSYKDRLFTTGSAGYPGCKHIDGSTGTEKDFSEIIEIAKRSPVPTEIETGEIVGGFAHEQVFALADKVVDAVKSGAIKKFFVMAGCDGRAKSRNYYTEFAKALPKDTVILTAGCAKYKYNKLDLGDIGGIPRVLDAGQCNDSYSLALIALKLKEVFELEDINELPLAFNIAWYEQKAVIVLLSLLYLGVKNIHLGPTLPAFLSPNVADVLVRDFGIAGIGTVEDDLKIFLD; encoded by the coding sequence ATGGAAAATAAAATGTTTTGTTATCAATGTCAGGAGACAGCAGGCTGCACAGGGTGTACAAAGGCAGGAGTCTGCGGTAAACAGCCGGAAACAGCAAGATTACAGGATTTGTTAATATATGTTTCCAAAGGATTGTCTGATGTGACAACTAGATTAAGAAAAGAAGGAAAAGAAATTTCATCAGATGTTAATCATTTAATAACTTTAAACTTATTTACTACAATCACAAATGCAAATTTTGACGATGATGTATTTTATGACAGAATAAAAATGACGCTTAATGTTAAAAATGATTTAATAAACCAATTGTTGTGCAGAGAAGGTTTATCAGAGGCGGCAATATGGTATGCTGATACTAATATGGCATTTGATAAAAAGGCATGGAACGTAGGTGTGCTGGCAACCAGAGATGAAGATGTCAGAAGTCTTAGAGAGCTGATTACTTACGGACTAAAAGGTATGTCGGCGTATATGAAGCATGCTAATGTTTTAGGTTACGATGATGAAAATGTAAATGCATTTATGCAGGGTACATTGGCTAAACTTTTAGATGATAATTTGTCGGCAGAAGAGCTTATTGCACTGACAATGGAAACAGGAAAGTTTGGCGTAAGCGGAATGGCTTTACTGGATAAGGCAAATACAAGCACTTACGGTAACCCGGAGATTACAAAGGTAAATATAGGAGTAGGCAAAAATCCAGGCATATTGATTTCGGGACATGATTTGGGCGATTTAGAGCAGCTGCTGAAACAAACAGAAGGCACTGGAATAGATGTTTATACACATTCAGAAATGCTTCCTGCTCATTACTATCCTCATTTGAAGAAGTACAAACACCTAGTGGGCAATTATGGAAATGCATGGTGGAAGCAAAAAGAAGAATTTGAATCTTTTAACGGGCCTATTCTAATGACTACTAACTGCATTGTGCCACCAAAGAGCAGCTACAAAGACAGATTGTTTACAACAGGTTCTGCAGGTTATCCCGGATGCAAGCACATTGACGGGTCTACGGGGACAGAAAAAGATTTCTCAGAAATTATAGAGATTGCCAAGAGAAGTCCTGTACCTACTGAAATTGAAACAGGAGAAATTGTGGGCGGATTTGCCCATGAGCAGGTGTTTGCGCTTGCCGACAAGGTTGTTGATGCGGTTAAGTCAGGAGCAATCAAGAAATTTTTTGTAATGGCAGGGTGTGACGGCAGAGCTAAATCAAGAAACTACTATACCGAATTTGCTAAGGCACTGCCAAAAGATACTGTAATATTAACTGCCGGCTGCGCAAAATACAAGTACAACAAACTTGATTTGGGAGATATAGGCGGTATTCCGAGAGTATTGGATGCGGGGCAGTGTAATGATTCGTATTCACTGGCGCTTATTGCTCTTAAACTAAAGGAAGTGTTTGAGCTTGAGGATATTAATGAACTTCCTTTGGCATTTAACATTGCATGGTATGAGCAGAAGGCTGTTATAGTATTGTTATCACTTTTATATCTTGGAGTTAAAAATATTCACTTAGGGCCTACACTACCTGCATTTTTATCGCCGAATGTTGCGGATGTTTTGGTTAGAGATTTTGGAATAGCAGGAATAGGTACTGTTGAAGACGATTTGAAAATATTTCTTGACTGA
- a CDS encoding GNAT family N-acetyltransferase: MDFIHEKERIYLENESGECIAEITFPSVSEDMVNVNHTYVDKSLRGQGVADKLMTSLVKDLKKNSRKAAATCSYAVDWFEKHPEHKDIYIEKN, from the coding sequence ATGGACTTTATACACGAAAAGGAAAGAATATATTTGGAAAATGAAAGCGGAGAATGTATTGCTGAAATTACATTTCCTTCAGTATCAGAAGACATGGTCAATGTTAACCATACATACGTTGACAAATCACTAAGAGGACAGGGAGTTGCCGATAAGTTAATGACCTCATTAGTTAAAGATTTGAAAAAAAACAGCAGGAAGGCAGCTGCAACCTGCTCATATGCTGTCGACTGGTTTGAAAAACATCCTGAGCACAAAGACATATATATAGAAAAAAACTAA
- a CDS encoding leucine-rich repeat protein: MNKLVKNLTKILIPVFIIVACLSPAFNITFADTENGWAAEDFTYDESIVTGLSEAGIAKIETNKDLVIPSQNVTGTAITGIGADAFKGEGLTSITFPDTIETIGKYAFIGNKITQVEIPKGVTVINAGAFAANKLTEIAFEENRHTLPEGIDIQSTAFGNNQLKTVRLPYNVKGIYSNAFMRNPGNDPEVDKLVYLYSENPSHLNNPNIYHYDGERDQNYSAFAKLIVEEKPWIAEDFTYDSDDETIITGFSPEGIDKLTDNKVLEIPLKNKEGNIITAISSNAFTNKGLTKVIFPEGLDEFTIDGSAFMSNNISEVTIPEGIRIFESQCFLHNKITELSLPQSTLKVGNSAFGDNEIASLTIADTKEKIQIDGNAFYDNNIKSFVLPYRVEKLAGTAFLNNPGMEPSSTDGSGIVYMYTSNANHFNNDRISRIGGTNPVPYQKLILRDSEYSDEWEVNDFTYEEGKITGLSESGTTKAISNKILVLPDISPQGEKITGIADNAFEVEADFSDDEVISPDGFTSVVFPKDLQSIGNNAFRYNNFTELSFPQSLEHIGALAFNSNKITALTLPENLTTMGAGAFGVNKLTTLEINHKLKVIPTGAFTSNTTLTNLEIPEGVEEIGSNAFAGAPLKTLAISSTVEKIGRSAFKLHRLDTLTVPGNVKYIDRNAFEGDGNFKTLKSLNLNEGLATIAKGAFNKNLLTRVDLPSSVTALDSKSFVDNSGCVRVYTTNEAHKDFSSDEKSHEIIFYSTEELWTAEDFIYDGTTLMGFSEEGKAKAVLYRYAVLPDLNLEGEKITIIGQNAFVPDDYDIIKEEIISPNGLNKVVLPKYLEVIEQRAFQYNNLTVVEFPDTLTTLKLQCFNGNKLQKLVIPETITNIEEGAFSTNKLTDVTLPDNMKVIPKGLFARNITLQHIDIPQGVEIIDEYAFNGAQLKSLDIPDSVTEIRRGAFYYHQIKELEIPGSVKVLGHRAFSGTTKAIRLEKLVLNEGLEEIGSEAFAVSLLKEVYLPKSLEKLDATAFDHNTGFESSGKINLYTRNKNHLDFPDSASYNIIYRKSSSSGSHKGSSTAKTPGIVLPKETLGGKVAISVDNRTVNIVPDEGYEIADLIIDGNSVGALNSYEFSDDKDHSVEVIFKEKINTGKFADINDHWAKNSIDFVIANGLFCGVSDDEFAPDYTMTRSMLVTVLYRYENNPEINSSPSFKDVQDKSWYGDGVAWAANADIVKGLTDDFFAPNEKLTREQLIVILYRYAQYKGIDTTVGSDLSSYNDSNEIADWSNSAMEWAVSAGLLQGRNNKMLAPGDVVTRGESAMILTKFIEEIL; this comes from the coding sequence ATGAACAAGTTAGTTAAAAATTTAACAAAAATATTAATTCCTGTTTTTATAATAGTCGCATGCCTTTCTCCTGCTTTTAACATAACATTTGCAGATACAGAAAACGGCTGGGCTGCGGAAGATTTTACATATGATGAATCCATAGTTACGGGACTTAGTGAAGCAGGCATAGCTAAGATTGAAACAAACAAAGATCTTGTAATACCGTCTCAAAATGTTACCGGTACTGCAATTACAGGTATTGGGGCAGATGCTTTTAAGGGTGAAGGCTTAACATCCATTACTTTTCCGGATACGATTGAGACTATAGGTAAGTATGCTTTTATAGGAAATAAAATTACTCAGGTTGAAATTCCTAAAGGTGTTACTGTAATTAATGCGGGTGCATTTGCTGCTAACAAATTAACTGAAATTGCCTTTGAAGAAAACCGGCATACACTTCCGGAAGGAATAGATATTCAAAGTACGGCATTTGGTAATAATCAGCTTAAAACAGTACGCCTTCCATATAATGTGAAAGGGATTTACAGTAATGCCTTTATGAGGAATCCCGGCAATGATCCGGAGGTTGATAAATTAGTTTATTTATATTCGGAAAACCCTTCCCATCTGAATAATCCTAATATTTATCATTATGACGGAGAAAGAGATCAGAACTACTCAGCTTTTGCGAAACTGATTGTGGAAGAAAAGCCATGGATAGCAGAGGACTTCACATATGATTCCGATGATGAAACAATCATAACCGGTTTTAGCCCTGAAGGTATTGATAAACTGACTGACAATAAAGTCTTAGAAATTCCTTTAAAAAATAAAGAAGGCAATATAATTACTGCTATTTCTTCCAATGCTTTTACAAATAAGGGTCTGACAAAGGTTATCTTTCCGGAAGGCTTAGACGAGTTTACAATCGACGGCAGTGCTTTTATGAGCAACAATATCAGTGAGGTTACGATTCCTGAAGGTATTCGTATTTTTGAAAGCCAATGCTTTCTTCACAATAAAATTACGGAATTAAGCTTGCCTCAAAGCACTCTAAAGGTAGGAAATTCTGCCTTTGGAGACAATGAAATTGCTTCTTTGACTATTGCAGATACAAAAGAAAAAATTCAAATAGACGGAAATGCTTTTTATGATAACAATATAAAATCATTTGTCCTTCCATATAGAGTAGAAAAGTTAGCAGGTACCGCATTTCTGAACAATCCTGGCATGGAACCTTCATCTACAGACGGCTCCGGCATTGTTTATATGTATACTTCAAATGCCAACCATTTTAACAATGACCGTATTTCACGCATTGGCGGAACAAATCCTGTTCCTTATCAAAAATTGATTTTGAGGGATTCAGAATATTCAGATGAGTGGGAAGTAAATGACTTTACATATGAAGAAGGAAAAATTACAGGTTTGTCTGAATCCGGAACAACAAAAGCGATCTCTAATAAAATTCTCGTATTGCCTGATATAAGCCCGCAAGGTGAGAAAATTACAGGAATTGCTGACAATGCCTTTGAGGTGGAAGCTGATTTTAGTGACGATGAAGTTATTTCTCCCGACGGGTTTACCAGCGTAGTTTTTCCAAAGGATTTGCAGTCAATAGGAAACAATGCTTTTAGGTATAATAATTTTACGGAACTATCATTTCCGCAGTCTTTGGAGCACATAGGAGCTCTGGCTTTCAACAGCAATAAAATTACAGCACTGACATTACCGGAAAATTTAACAACAATGGGTGCTGGTGCTTTTGGGGTTAATAAACTGACGACACTGGAGATAAATCATAAATTAAAAGTGATTCCGACAGGAGCATTTACTTCCAATACGACTTTAACAAATCTTGAGATACCGGAAGGAGTAGAGGAAATCGGCAGCAACGCTTTCGCAGGTGCCCCATTAAAGACTTTAGCTATTTCTTCCACAGTGGAGAAAATCGGCAGATCAGCTTTTAAATTGCACCGCTTGGATACGCTGACTGTTCCGGGAAATGTTAAATATATTGATAGAAATGCATTTGAAGGGGATGGAAATTTTAAAACTTTGAAATCCCTAAATCTTAATGAAGGATTGGCAACCATCGCTAAAGGGGCTTTTAATAAAAATCTGTTGACAAGAGTGGATCTTCCAAGCAGCGTTACCGCACTAGACAGCAAAAGTTTTGTTGATAATTCAGGCTGTGTGCGTGTTTACACCACAAATGAAGCTCATAAAGATTTTTCTTCAGATGAGAAAAGCCATGAGATAATATTTTATAGTACGGAAGAACTGTGGACAGCAGAAGATTTTATTTATGACGGAACAACTTTAATGGGCTTTTCAGAAGAAGGAAAAGCAAAAGCTGTATTATATAGATATGCAGTTTTACCCGATCTGAATCTTGAGGGAGAGAAGATTACAATAATAGGTCAGAATGCATTTGTTCCAGACGATTATGATATAATAAAAGAAGAGATTATTTCTCCTAACGGTTTGAACAAGGTTGTGTTACCGAAATATCTGGAAGTTATTGAGCAAAGAGCTTTTCAATATAATAATTTAACAGTTGTTGAATTCCCCGACACTTTAACTACTTTAAAGCTGCAATGCTTTAATGGTAATAAGCTGCAAAAGCTCGTTATTCCGGAGACTATTACCAACATTGAAGAAGGTGCATTTTCCACCAACAAGCTGACAGATGTTACTCTGCCCGATAATATGAAGGTGATTCCAAAAGGTTTATTTGCCCGCAACATTACATTGCAGCACATTGACATCCCACAGGGCGTAGAGATAATTGACGAATATGCGTTCAATGGTGCTCAGTTGAAAAGTCTGGACATTCCTGATTCTGTTACGGAAATCAGAAGGGGAGCGTTCTACTATCATCAAATCAAGGAATTGGAAATACCGGGCAGTGTTAAAGTCTTAGGACACAGGGCGTTTTCCGGTACAACAAAGGCCATCCGTTTGGAGAAGCTTGTACTTAATGAGGGATTAGAGGAAATCGGGTCTGAAGCCTTCGCTGTAAGTCTTTTAAAAGAAGTTTATCTTCCTAAAAGCCTGGAAAAGTTAGATGCAACTGCTTTTGATCATAATACAGGCTTTGAATCAAGCGGTAAGATTAACTTGTATACTCGTAATAAAAATCACTTAGATTTCCCGGATTCCGCATCCTATAATATTATTTATCGTAAATCAAGCAGCAGTGGAAGCCACAAGGGTTCGTCAACTGCGAAAACACCGGGTATTGTTTTGCCAAAAGAAACTCTCGGCGGGAAGGTAGCAATATCCGTTGATAATAGAACTGTAAATATAGTACCTGATGAAGGATATGAAATAGCTGATTTAATTATTGACGGAAACTCTGTGGGTGCTTTAAATTCCTATGAATTCTCTGATGATAAAGATCACAGTGTAGAAGTAATATTTAAAGAAAAAATCAATACAGGTAAATTTGCGGATATTAATGACCACTGGGCAAAAAACAGTATTGATTTTGTAATTGCAAATGGTCTATTTTGTGGAGTATCCGACGATGAATTTGCTCCTGATTACACCATGACCAGATCTATGCTTGTAACTGTGCTTTACCGCTATGAAAATAATCCTGAAATAAACAGTTCTCCGTCTTTTAAAGATGTGCAAGATAAATCATGGTACGGCGATGGAGTTGCATGGGCAGCTAACGCTGATATTGTTAAGGGCCTCACCGACGATTTCTTTGCTCCAAACGAGAAGCTGACAAGGGAGCAGCTGATTGTCATACTATACCGTTACGCTCAGTACAAAGGAATAGATACTACAGTTGGAAGTGATTTGAGTTCATACAATGACAGTAATGAAATTGCTGACTGGAGTAACTCTGCAATGGAGTGGGCAGTTTCTGCAGGCTTGTTACAGGGCAGAAACAATAAAATGTTAGCACCGGGTGATGTGGTAACACGTGGAGAATCAGCAATGATTTTAACAAAGTTTATTGAAGAGATTTTATAA